In Aedes albopictus strain Foshan chromosome 3, AalbF5, whole genome shotgun sequence, the following are encoded in one genomic region:
- the LOC134291620 gene encoding zinc finger protein 25-like: MNAYTLCRLCLKDGTDLNFAHNEIAGRSEDSLEQSLEQLVMQYLPIQIIKSEHSGYPFICGCCISQIKQWHRFCTSCIDNDTIYQKKLLSEQQIHNDQSLNRQEKMVLKEEIMLESSHDDLTTEQYLGNEPTGTIKVEENSDNDHHQENISYAELQKAEAENEETTPENTKEEKLVPEQYNFPKTHSAEDLDKFLVEPMDDRKIGRKYQCPHCPSSFAARNKFREHINVHTRLKMYKCDQCDKEYTRRDSLKLHKVTHSKERKYVCPVCEKTFYQRTALARHKRKHFEQPTVKCTECDYMTYSNCELRLHFKKHLKERPFVCELCGHTFYRKNNLKTHLERHQKNATDKASL; encoded by the exons ATGAACGCGTACACCCTATGTCGGCTGTGTCTAAAAGATGGTACAGATCTAAACTTTGCTCACAATGAAATCGCCGGCAGAAGCGAAGACTCCCTGGAACAATCTTTGGAGCAACTTGTTATGCAGTATCTCCCAATTCAG ATTATTAAAAGCGAGCATTCCGGCTACCCATTCATATGTGGCTGTTGCATATCTCAGATAAAACAGTGGCATCGGTTCTGCACATCTTGCATCGACAATGACACAATCTATCAGAAAAAACTGTTATCGGAACAGCAAATACATAACGATCAATCACTGAACCGGCAGGAAAAGATGGTATTAAAAGAGGAAATAATGTTAGAATCGTCTCATGATGATCTCACGACAGAGCAATATTTGGGAAATGAACCAACAGGTACGATCAAAGTAGAAGAAAATTCAGATAATGATCATCACCAAGAAAACATCTCATATGCTGAATTGCAAAAGGCTGAAGCCGAGAATGAAGAAACGACCCCGGAAAACACCAAAGAGGAAAAACTTGTACCGGAACAGTACAATTTTCCGAAGACACATTCTGCAGAAGATTTGGATAAGTTCCTGGTGGAGCCTATGGATGATCGAAAGATCGGACGGAA GTACCAATGTCCGCATTGTCCGAGTTCGTTTGCCGCCAGAAACAAATTTCGCGAACACATAAACGTCCATACGCGCCTCAAAATGTACAAATGCGATCAGTGCGACAAGGAGTATACTCGCCGGGACAGCTTGAAGCTACACAAGGTGACGCATTCCAAGGAGCGAAAATATGTGTGTCCGGTGTGTGAGAAAACGTTCTACCAAAGGACGGCGCTGGCCAGACATAAGCGCAAGCACTTTGAGCAACCAACGGTCAAGTGTACCGAGTGTGACTATATGACCTACTCGAA ttGTGAACTGAGGCTGCACTTTAAGAAACATCTAAAGGAGCGGCCATTCGTTTGTGAACTTTGCGGACATACATTCTACCGGAAAAACAACCTTAAGACGCATCTGGAAAGACATCAGAAAAATGCTACGGATAAAGCTTCGTTATAG
- the LOC134290861 gene encoding uncharacterized protein LOC134290861: MDREDYDSRVHAMISAGPYEEYKFKNGKTKDPLNKMIEEVNHTRQTVAHLMGDEKLERKFHVPNPTVASLYCLPKIHKDPIGMRPISSNIRTPTEKLAAWLVNEMKKYPVRHGKSVKNSIDLVKRLEGFKLRRGEILVSFDVAALFPSVPVTEALHSLRRHLERSRAPPNHIEAYLSVAQVCMNQNFFTFRGKFYKQTFGLSMGSKLSPLLADLFMSDFEDEAQKKKLFPRIWWRYVDDVFAPVKERYLEQTLAMLNSQHNTINFTVEREVEGSLPFLDLLITRKEDDTLKFGIYRKPTSTDRYITSDSNHFGAQKQAAFHSMAHRLYNIPMERDEFEEEKSRVYTAAEVNGYDRPFVNKILKKHKRKNHRRNITTLQQNPEETRRISLPFYPRITNQIKTALRRQNLHVVHKSDKTLRDLLCNLKDKVPPDEQSGIYEIPCKDCPAVYIGQTRRKVKVRLKEHKNAVQSSKATESSVAAHTVDSQHEIDWNNAKLVKSVRKTLHLNAWESMFISNTRRPLMNEDDPPIASCLFSLVDTTPQ, translated from the coding sequence ATGGATCGAGAAGACTATGATTCGAGAGTCCATGCAATGATCAGTGCCGGTCCGTATGAGGAATATAAATTCAAAAACGGAAAAACCAAAGATCCTCTCAACAAAATGATTGAGGAAGTAAATCATACGCGACAGACTGTGGCTCATCTGATGGGCGACGAGAAACTTGAAAGAAAGTTTCATGTTCCGAATCCAACGGTGGCATCTTTATACTGTCTACCGAAGATTCACAAAGATCCCATTGGAATGCGACCCATTTCCTCCAACATCCGCACCCCCACGGAAAAACTGGCAGCTTGGCTGGTGAATGAGATGAAGAAGTACCCTGTTAGGCATGGGAAAAGTGTGAAAAACTCGATCGATTTGGTGAAGAGATTGGAGGGTTTCAAATTGCGGAGGGGGGAAATTTTAGTTTCGTTTGATGTCGCCGCATTGTTTCCCAGCGTACCCGTCACCGAAGCCCTGCACAGCCTACGCCGACATCTAGAACGCAGCCGTGCTCCACCCAACCATATAGAGGCATATCTATCCGTAGCTCAGGTATGCATGAATCAAAACTTTTTCACCTTCAGGGGAAAGTTTTATAAACAGACGTTTGGACTCAGCATGGGTAGCAAGTTGTCCCCACTGCTTGCAGACCTCTTCATGAGCGACTTCGAGGATGAAGCTCAGAAGAAAAAACTGTTTCCGAGAATCTGGTGGCGATATGTAGATGATGTTTTCGCCCCGGTGAAGGAGCGTTACCTCGAGCAGACTCTGGCGATGCTAAATTCACAACACAACACAATCAATTTTACAGTAGAGAGAGAAGTGGAAGGGAGCCTACCGTTTCTCGATTTATTGATCACCAGAAAGGAAGACGACACGTTGAAGTTCGGTATATACCGCAAACCCACATCAACGGATAGGTATATTACATCTGACTCCAATCACTTTGGAGCTCAGAAGCAAGCTGCTTTTCACTCCATGGCACACCGGCTGTACAATATACCCATGGAGCGCGACGAGTTTGAAGAAGAAAAAAGTCGTGTGTATACAGCAGCTGAGGTGAACGGATACGACAGGCCTTTtgtgaacaaaattttgaagaagcaCAAACGGAAAAACCACCGTAGGAACATTACCACCCTTCAACAGAACCCAGAAGAAACCCGAAGAATTAGCTTGCCGTTTTACCCCAGGATAACCAATCAAATAAAAACAGCCCTTCGCCGACAAAATCTACACGTTGTGCATAAGAGTGACAAGACCTTACGTGACCTTTTATgcaaccttaaggacaaggtaccgCCGGATGAACAATCCGGAATATACGAGATACCATGTAAGGACTGCCCGGCAGTTTACATTGGCCAAACTCGCCGGAAAGTGAAGGTCCGTTTAAAAGAGCACAAAAATGCTGTCCAGTCTTCCAAAGCAACCGAATCCAGCGTGGCAGCGCATACAGTAGACTCCCAACATGAAATTGATTGGAATAATGCCAAACTCGTCAAAAGCGTAAGAAAAACGTTACACTTAAACGCTTGGGAGTCAATGTTCATCAGCAACACACGAAGgccgttgatgaatgaagacgacccGCCCATTGCGTCGTGTCTTTTTAGTCTGGTAGACACGACTCCCCAGTAG